In Candidatus Desulfofervidus auxilii, one genomic interval encodes:
- a CDS encoding glutamate synthase — protein sequence MDKAIKQIIKSRNKLPPSPYSYKSKFEQEGGCGVTGFACNIPVSGRHIFEPSIQMHNRGNGKGGGIAAVGLKAEDLGVNQEILENDYLYQIALLNNEVQKQLEEEFIKPLFEIDNAERVKTVADYRDIPGLVVKPPDVVRYFVRVRPEILKNFLEKNSLQDLDLRRAEDEFIYQTTYRINNKFYSSLGEKKAFVLSHGRNMLIFKIVGYAEQVVQYYQLEDLKAHVWIAHQRYPTKGKVWHPAGAHPFVGMDEALVHNGDFANYYAVTQYLKQRNIFPLFLTDTEVSVLLFDLLNRVYGYPLEYIIEAMAPTTELDFALLPPEKQKIYSAIHACHIHGSPDGPWFFIIARNEPYKNYFQLIGITDTAMLRPQVFALYEGEVQIGLICSEKQAIDATLRSLSKEDKRFCPVADQYWNARGGSHTDGGAFIFTVKPKKDDPSQKVIICTDKFGRVVSIPKKEIPPKGISLTTSNFLEKIELKINATLPIKAFKEILPLIPKWDYEEFYGLCHKLANRAIEDERTKKWIIEFLTLLNDRRYALGKKKRSWVLATINDVLKEIFDTTPDITSKISSRYKKIDWDSQKALRPPKKEEKVLVIDAWGFPPEGEECDAKLICKAYLEGWRLFIAYNYRGQRFCGCGLGPNTQGVHIDVYGSAGDYLGSGIDGLEIYVHGNAQDQVGQIINKGKMVIFGDVGQTFLYGAKGGEIYVLGNAAGRPLINAVGHPRVVINGTALDYLAESFMAGDPLKGGGFVLLNGIEFDEDGNLKEQSIPYPGSNLFSLASGGAVYVRDPYKKLVEDQLNGGEFASLTKEDWNLILPYLEENERLFGIKVEDLLRVNGKLKTPYEVYRKVKAIKLEVLTGGIPE from the coding sequence ATGGATAAAGCTATAAAACAAATCATCAAATCCAGAAATAAGCTTCCTCCTTCACCTTACTCTTATAAATCAAAGTTTGAGCAAGAAGGGGGCTGTGGAGTTACTGGTTTTGCCTGCAATATTCCTGTAAGTGGTAGACATATTTTTGAACCTTCTATTCAAATGCACAATAGAGGAAATGGAAAGGGTGGAGGTATTGCGGCTGTAGGTCTTAAGGCTGAAGACCTTGGAGTAAACCAAGAAATTTTAGAAAATGATTATCTTTACCAAATTGCCCTTCTAAATAATGAGGTGCAAAAACAACTGGAAGAGGAGTTTATCAAGCCCTTATTTGAAATAGATAATGCTGAAAGGGTAAAAACAGTAGCCGATTATCGGGATATTCCTGGACTTGTAGTAAAACCCCCAGATGTAGTTCGCTATTTTGTGCGAGTAAGGCCAGAAATACTGAAAAATTTTCTAGAAAAAAATAGCCTTCAAGACCTAGACTTAAGAAGGGCAGAAGATGAGTTTATCTATCAAACCACTTATAGAATCAATAATAAATTTTATTCCTCTTTGGGTGAAAAAAAGGCCTTTGTTCTTTCCCATGGAAGGAACATGCTCATCTTTAAAATAGTAGGCTATGCCGAACAAGTAGTGCAATATTACCAACTTGAAGATTTAAAGGCCCATGTGTGGATTGCGCATCAACGCTATCCTACCAAAGGAAAAGTCTGGCATCCTGCTGGTGCCCATCCCTTTGTGGGCATGGATGAGGCACTGGTTCATAATGGTGACTTTGCCAATTATTATGCAGTAACACAATATTTAAAACAGCGAAATATATTCCCATTATTTCTTACCGATACCGAAGTTTCCGTGTTATTGTTTGATTTGCTAAATCGGGTCTATGGTTATCCTCTGGAGTATATCATTGAGGCTATGGCTCCTACTACAGAATTGGATTTTGCATTATTGCCTCCGGAAAAACAAAAAATCTACTCCGCTATTCATGCTTGCCATATCCATGGTTCACCAGATGGTCCTTGGTTTTTTATTATTGCTAGAAACGAGCCTTATAAGAATTATTTTCAACTCATTGGCATTACCGATACCGCCATGCTTAGACCCCAAGTCTTTGCCCTTTATGAGGGAGAGGTGCAAATAGGGCTTATTTGTTCTGAGAAACAGGCCATTGATGCTACCTTAAGGAGTTTATCCAAAGAAGATAAACGTTTTTGTCCGGTGGCTGATCAATACTGGAATGCCCGAGGAGGTAGTCATACCGACGGAGGTGCCTTTATCTTTACCGTAAAGCCCAAAAAAGATGACCCTTCACAAAAAGTCATTATTTGCACAGATAAATTTGGCAGGGTGGTTTCAATCCCCAAAAAAGAAATACCACCTAAGGGCATTTCCTTAACCACATCTAACTTTTTAGAAAAGATTGAGCTTAAAATAAACGCCACCTTGCCCATAAAGGCCTTCAAAGAAATATTACCTTTAATCCCCAAATGGGATTATGAGGAATTTTATGGTCTTTGTCATAAACTGGCAAACAGGGCTATTGAGGATGAAAGGACAAAGAAATGGATTATAGAATTTCTTACCTTGCTTAACGATAGACGCTATGCCTTAGGAAAGAAAAAGAGGAGTTGGGTCTTAGCCACTATCAATGATGTCTTAAAAGAGATATTTGATACTACCCCAGACATTACTTCTAAAATATCAAGCAGATACAAAAAGATAGATTGGGATAGCCAAAAGGCATTAAGACCTCCTAAAAAAGAAGAAAAAGTCTTAGTAATTGATGCTTGGGGATTTCCACCAGAGGGAGAAGAGTGTGATGCCAAGCTAATCTGTAAGGCGTATCTTGAGGGATGGCGTCTTTTTATTGCTTATAATTATCGGGGACAACGGTTTTGTGGCTGTGGACTTGGGCCAAACACACAGGGTGTGCATATTGATGTCTATGGTAGTGCTGGTGATTACCTGGGTTCAGGCATAGATGGTTTGGAAATATATGTGCATGGAAATGCCCAAGACCAGGTAGGGCAGATTATTAATAAGGGTAAAATGGTTATTTTTGGAGATGTGGGTCAGACATTTCTTTATGGGGCCAAGGGAGGAGAAATTTATGTCTTAGGCAATGCTGCGGGTAGACCCCTTATTAATGCCGTGGGACATCCGCGGGTGGTCATAAATGGGACTGCCCTGGATTATCTGGCTGAATCCTTTATGGCTGGAGACCCTTTAAAAGGGGGAGGATTTGTGCTTTTAAATGGGATAGAATTCGATGAAGACGGCAACTTGAAAGAACAATCCATACCTTATCCAGGTTCAAATCTTTTTTCCTTGGCCTCAGGTGGGGCAGTGTATGTGAGAGACCCTTATAAGAAATTAGTAGAAGACCAGCTCAATGGGGGCGAATTTGCTTCCCTTACTAAGGAAGATTGGAATCTCATCTTGCCTTATCTAGAAGAGAACGAAAGGTTGTTTGGCATCAAAGTAGAAGATTTACTCAGAGTAAATGGGAAATTAAAAACCCCTTATGAAGTCTATCGTAAGGTAAAAGCAATTAAACTTGAGGTGCTAACTGGAGGAATACCAGAATAG
- the rfaE1 gene encoding D-glycero-beta-D-manno-heptose-7-phosphate kinase produces MEKDRLMEIVEQLPKAKILVVGDVMMDIFMWGKVNRISPEAPVPVVDVVDESWRLGGAANVVNNLFSLDTKVFLMGVIGDDEAGYKLKKEVEKMGIDPQGLIIEPGRPTTVKTRIIAHSQQVVRVDREKRHLINNDTVKKMLDFVQAHISDIDAILVSDYAKGVICPLLIKELKNLIKGKRIFLAVDPKVKNILLFEGVSVVTPNHYEAIQAAGFNGMVDITKDMVEKAGKNLLQKLDTQAVLITRGEQGMVLFEKDSITYIPAMARKVYDVTGAGDTVIATFTAACVSKASFKEAAILANLAAGRVVGEIGTATVNRAQLIKILKSSNEYFKTPFTC; encoded by the coding sequence ATGGAAAAAGACCGTTTGATGGAAATCGTTGAGCAATTGCCAAAGGCTAAGATTTTAGTGGTTGGGGATGTGATGATGGATATATTTATGTGGGGTAAAGTAAATCGCATCTCTCCTGAAGCACCTGTGCCAGTGGTAGATGTAGTGGATGAATCTTGGCGTTTAGGAGGAGCGGCTAATGTAGTAAACAATTTGTTTTCATTAGATACAAAGGTGTTTTTAATGGGAGTTATTGGAGATGATGAAGCAGGGTATAAATTAAAAAAAGAAGTGGAAAAAATGGGAATTGACCCTCAAGGGTTAATTATAGAACCAGGCCGGCCTACTACAGTTAAGACCCGGATTATTGCCCATAGTCAACAAGTAGTCAGGGTGGATAGAGAAAAAAGACATTTAATTAATAATGATACTGTAAAAAAAATGTTGGATTTTGTTCAAGCCCATATTTCAGATATAGATGCTATTTTGGTTTCTGACTATGCCAAAGGAGTTATTTGTCCGCTCTTAATAAAGGAATTAAAAAACCTTATTAAAGGTAAAAGAATTTTTTTAGCTGTAGACCCTAAGGTAAAAAATATACTCCTTTTTGAAGGTGTGAGTGTGGTTACTCCTAATCATTATGAGGCCATTCAGGCCGCTGGATTTAATGGTATGGTAGATATTACTAAAGATATGGTGGAAAAAGCAGGGAAGAATTTGCTTCAAAAGTTAGATACTCAAGCAGTTCTTATCACTAGAGGAGAGCAAGGAATGGTGCTTTTTGAAAAGGATAGCATTACTTATATACCTGCCATGGCTAGGAAAGTCTATGATGTCACTGGTGCAGGTGATACTGTAATTGCTACTTTTACCGCGGCTTGTGTTAGTAAGGCTAGTTTTAAAGAGGCTGCCATACTGGCCAATTTGGCAGCAGGTAGGGTAGTAGGTGAAATAGGTACAGCTACAGTGAATAGAGCACAACTTATTAAAATCTTAAAGAGCTCAAATGAGTATTTTAAAACCCCCTTTACCTGCTAA
- a CDS encoding YicC/YloC family endoribonuclease produces MRSMTAYARSELDWNNLHFNVEMRTLNHRYCDIFLKLPQKLLSLEEDIKQLIGKFITRGRVECTLKISGNMVGLPVLSVNWEAARAYYSLLKDLKTGLGLNGDITLDMFLGVKDIFTTEEEKNNIEEFWPPLKQVIEEALNEIKTMRQQEGEKLKKDIENRIQYIATILNKIKGHIPEILQNYAQRLKQRVKELTGIEIDQDRLVQEVVLFAERSDITEEIVRLETHLQKFKEWLEKDEPVGRKLDFLLQEMHREANTMGVKANNTFVSQEVVEIKTELEKIRQQIQNIE; encoded by the coding sequence ATGAGAAGCATGACCGCCTATGCTAGGAGTGAACTTGACTGGAATAACTTACATTTTAATGTAGAAATGAGGACTTTAAATCACCGTTATTGTGACATTTTTTTAAAACTCCCTCAGAAACTTTTGTCTTTAGAAGAGGATATAAAGCAATTAATTGGAAAATTTATTACCAGAGGACGGGTAGAATGCACTCTAAAAATCAGCGGTAATATGGTAGGATTACCTGTTCTCAGTGTTAATTGGGAAGCAGCCAGGGCCTATTATTCCCTTTTAAAAGACCTGAAAACAGGCTTAGGTCTGAATGGTGATATTACCCTGGATATGTTTTTAGGTGTAAAGGACATATTTACTACTGAAGAGGAAAAGAACAATATAGAAGAATTTTGGCCTCCACTAAAACAGGTAATAGAAGAAGCCCTAAATGAGATAAAGACTATGCGACAACAAGAAGGTGAAAAACTAAAAAAAGACATAGAAAACCGCATCCAATATATTGCTACTATTTTGAATAAAATCAAAGGACATATACCTGAGATACTTCAAAACTATGCTCAACGCTTAAAACAAAGAGTTAAGGAATTAACTGGTATAGAAATAGATCAAGACCGTTTGGTGCAGGAAGTAGTCCTTTTTGCCGAGAGAAGTGATATTACTGAGGAAATTGTTCGTTTGGAAACTCATCTTCAAAAATTCAAGGAATGGTTAGAGAAAGACGAACCTGTGGGGCGCAAACTAGATTTCCTTTTGCAAGAAATGCATAGGGAGGCTAATACTATGGGAGTAAAGGCCAATAATACCTTTGTTAGCCAGGAAGTAGTAGAAATTAAGACCGAACTGGAGAAGATTAGACAACAAATCCAAAATATAGAGTAA
- a CDS encoding NTPase, whose translation MTNLKILITGPPRIGKTTIIKKITQFLKERKYPLRGFYTEEIKEKGKRLGFKLVTLDGKEIIFSHVDIESPYKVGKYKVDVLSLENHLSILIPLCSEEIIIIDEIGKMECFSQKFRKVIWDLFFKPNPILGSISLKGNKFIEKIKHLPQVRLMEVNQENRNILVETIITEIALKSIKGN comes from the coding sequence ATGACTAATTTAAAAATCCTCATTACCGGTCCCCCTAGGATAGGAAAAACTACTATTATTAAAAAAATTACTCAATTCCTGAAAGAAAGAAAATATCCCTTACGAGGATTTTATACAGAGGAAATTAAAGAAAAAGGGAAGCGACTGGGGTTTAAATTGGTTACATTAGATGGGAAGGAAATCATCTTCTCTCATGTGGACATAGAAAGTCCTTATAAAGTGGGTAAATATAAAGTGGATGTATTATCTCTGGAAAACCATCTTTCAATCTTAATCCCCCTTTGTTCTGAAGAAATCATTATAATTGATGAAATTGGGAAAATGGAATGTTTTTCTCAAAAATTTAGAAAAGTAATATGGGATTTGTTTTTTAAGCCAAATCCTATATTAGGTAGCATTAGTTTGAAGGGGAATAAATTTATAGAAAAGATAAAGCACTTACCTCAAGTAAGACTTATGGAAGTAAATCAGGAAAATAGAAACATCTTAGTAGAAACTATAATAACTGAGATAGCCTTAAAATCTATCAAAGGGAATTAA
- a CDS encoding class I SAM-dependent methyltransferase yields the protein MGNEQKEKRYKTPETPWDIGKPDFNLIEAVTKIPIKPCKALDIGCGTGDNSIWLAQHYFQVTGIDISEIAIDKAKEKALKANIKCIFMVADFITNKIEGAPFGFVFDRGCFHLFDSDEERKRFAEKVANYLEKDSLWLTIVGNADDQRSGYGPPRRTARDIVNSVEPYFEILSLISSHFGSNRPNPPRAWVCLMRKRQRCISLI from the coding sequence ATGGGAAATGAGCAAAAAGAAAAAAGATATAAAACCCCTGAAACACCCTGGGATATAGGTAAACCAGATTTCAATCTTATTGAAGCTGTAACTAAGATACCTATAAAACCTTGTAAGGCATTAGATATTGGATGCGGAACTGGCGACAATTCCATTTGGCTTGCTCAGCATTATTTTCAAGTGACAGGAATTGATATTTCAGAAATTGCGATAGATAAAGCTAAAGAAAAGGCCTTAAAAGCCAATATTAAATGTATCTTTATGGTAGCTGATTTCATTACAAATAAAATTGAAGGGGCACCGTTTGGCTTTGTCTTTGATAGAGGCTGTTTTCATTTATTTGACTCTGATGAGGAACGAAAAAGATTTGCCGAAAAAGTCGCTAACTATTTAGAAAAAGATAGTTTGTGGTTAACTATTGTTGGCAACGCTGATGACCAGAGGTCTGGCTACGGTCCTCCTCGGCGTACGGCAAGGGATATTGTTAACTCCGTAGAACCTTATTTTGAAATTCTCTCGCTAATCTCAAGTCATTTCGGTTCTAACCGCCCAAATCCGCCCAGAGCCTGGGTTTGTTTGATGCGGAAACGGCAAAGGTGTATTTCTTTGATTTGA
- a CDS encoding DUF4416 family protein, producing MSILKPPLPAKLIMSLIFRVPEFYQKVLTDLSQLFGPLDFISEVLPFDQTDYYCPEMGKPLWRRLISFEKLILPDELPDIKIETNGLEQKYADSGKRRVNIDPGYITAERLVLATGKNYTHRIYLRAGVYADLTLIYQKGDFQPLPWTYPDYASESLKKLLRFIRKKYLLQRKEGV from the coding sequence ATGAGTATTTTAAAACCCCCTTTACCTGCTAAACTAATCATGAGTCTTATTTTTAGGGTCCCTGAGTTTTACCAAAAGGTGTTGACTGACCTTTCACAATTATTTGGCCCTTTAGACTTTATAAGTGAGGTTTTACCATTTGACCAAACAGATTATTATTGTCCAGAAATGGGTAAGCCTTTATGGAGGCGATTAATAAGTTTTGAAAAATTGATTTTACCTGATGAGCTTCCTGATATAAAGATAGAGACTAATGGGTTAGAACAAAAATATGCGGATTCAGGAAAAAGGCGAGTGAATATTGACCCTGGTTATATAACGGCTGAACGCTTAGTCCTTGCTACAGGCAAAAATTATACTCACCGCATATATTTAAGAGCAGGTGTTTATGCGGATTTAACCCTTATTTACCAAAAAGGTGATTTTCAGCCTTTACCTTGGACATATCCTGATTATGCTAGTGAGTCACTGAAGAAACTTCTGCGATTTATCCGGAAAAAATACCTATTACAGAGAAAAGAAGGAGTATAA
- the cobA gene encoding uroporphyrinogen-III C-methyltransferase has translation MQKAKVYLVGAGPGDPGLLTLKAKNLLETADVVVYDYLAYSELLDYAQGAEKIYVGKTAGCHTLSQEEINQLLIKKAKEGKMVIRLKGGDPFIFGRGGEEAQVLIKEKISFEIVPGVSSAIAVPAYAGIPLTHRAYASSVAFITGHEDPTKVDSAINWEKLATGVDTLVFLMGVGRLPQIVEQLLRYGRSPEEPVAIIRWGTLPEQQTIVGKLANITKLAEKEGIKPPAIIVIGEVVKLRETLNWWEKKPLFGKRILITRTLGQAGEMARELQALGGRCHIFPTIEIVPPTDYALLDKAIVHLNEYDWCLFTSVNGVKYFRKRLEQLDKDVRALGSVKIGVIGEKTALALQDWGIKPDLMPQEFRAEALAEALKNQGINGKKVLLARAEKARDILPETLKSAGAEVDIIPVYRTVLPKANKDKLKEILDKRLDIVVFTSSSTVKHLAEMVSPEPLGTMLQGVTIACIGPITAQTAKELGLKVTIMPKTYTIKALVEAIVSFT, from the coding sequence ATGCAAAAAGCTAAAGTTTATTTAGTAGGGGCAGGGCCAGGAGACCCAGGATTGCTTACCTTAAAGGCCAAAAATCTTTTGGAAACAGCAGATGTGGTTGTCTATGACTATCTTGCCTATTCTGAGCTTTTAGATTATGCCCAAGGAGCAGAGAAGATTTATGTGGGAAAGACTGCGGGTTGTCACACCCTTTCCCAAGAAGAAATCAATCAATTGCTTATTAAGAAAGCCAAAGAAGGTAAAATGGTGATCCGGCTGAAAGGAGGTGACCCTTTTATCTTTGGACGCGGGGGTGAAGAAGCCCAAGTTTTGATAAAAGAAAAAATTTCCTTTGAAATAGTGCCAGGTGTGAGTTCAGCTATTGCTGTGCCTGCTTATGCCGGTATTCCTCTTACCCATAGGGCCTATGCTTCTTCTGTGGCTTTTATTACTGGTCACGAAGACCCTACTAAAGTTGATTCTGCTATCAATTGGGAAAAATTGGCTACAGGGGTAGATACACTAGTTTTTTTAATGGGGGTAGGTCGTTTGCCTCAGATTGTGGAGCAGCTTTTGCGTTATGGTCGTTCACCCGAAGAACCAGTAGCTATCATTCGTTGGGGAACACTACCTGAGCAGCAAACCATAGTGGGTAAATTAGCCAATATTACAAAACTGGCAGAAAAAGAGGGGATAAAACCACCTGCTATCATAGTTATTGGTGAGGTAGTAAAACTGAGAGAGACCCTTAATTGGTGGGAGAAAAAACCTTTATTTGGGAAAAGAATTTTGATTACTAGAACTTTAGGACAAGCAGGTGAAATGGCAAGGGAGTTACAGGCATTGGGAGGCAGATGTCATATTTTTCCTACTATTGAAATTGTCCCTCCTACAGATTATGCACTTTTAGATAAGGCCATTGTTCACTTAAATGAATATGATTGGTGCCTATTTACCAGTGTGAATGGAGTTAAGTATTTTCGTAAACGTTTAGAACAACTGGATAAAGATGTGCGGGCATTAGGGTCAGTAAAGATTGGGGTAATTGGTGAAAAGACTGCTTTAGCCTTGCAAGATTGGGGAATAAAACCTGACCTTATGCCTCAAGAGTTCCGGGCTGAGGCCTTGGCTGAAGCGCTGAAAAACCAAGGTATAAACGGAAAGAAAGTTTTATTAGCTCGGGCAGAGAAAGCTAGAGATATTTTACCAGAGACACTTAAATCTGCTGGGGCAGAAGTAGATATAATACCAGTTTATCGCACAGTTTTACCTAAGGCAAACAAAGACAAATTGAAAGAAATTTTGGACAAAAGGTTAGATATCGTTGTATTTACCAGCTCTTCTACCGTTAAACATTTAGCAGAAATGGTTAGTCCTGAACCATTAGGAACAATGCTTCAGGGTGTAACTATTGCCTGTATTGGGCCGATTACTGCTCAGACTGCCAAGGAACTAGGTTTGAAAGTAACTATTATGCCTAAGACTTACACTATAAAGGCCTTGGTAGAAGCCATTGTTTCTTTCACATAA
- a CDS encoding FmdB family zinc ribbon protein → MPIYEYICQECGAQFECLVRTGEEIVCPNCQGKNLKRLVSACSFSFGKGSTKSNTSVKSSKSCTSCSAFS, encoded by the coding sequence ATGCCCATCTATGAATATATATGTCAAGAATGCGGTGCTCAATTTGAATGTTTGGTGCGGACAGGTGAAGAAATAGTTTGTCCAAATTGCCAGGGAAAGAACTTAAAACGTCTGGTTTCGGCTTGCAGTTTTAGTTTCGGTAAAGGTAGCACAAAAAGTAATACCTCCGTAAAATCAAGTAAAAGTTGCACTAGTTGCTCAGCTTTTTCCTGA
- the hemC gene encoding hydroxymethylbilane synthase yields MGLKKVRVGSRGSGLALKQTQDVINQLKVFYPEIEFEVKIIKTKGDKILDAPLAKIGGKGLFVKEIEEALQKGEIDLAIHSLKDMPTFLPEGLCLGAIPQREDPRDAVITQDNTSFSQLPLNAIIGTSSLRRQAQLLHLNPDFKIVPLRGNVDTRIKKLRHQGLDAIILASAGLKRMGMADQITECLSPEVMLPAIGQGALGVEIRKERIWQDFVAPLNHLPTAIAVSAERAFLARLEGGCQVPIAAYAVLNGSEIEIKGLVADVKGQRFFKHTLRGSKELAVALGEQLAEILLNQGAKEVLDEVYAKS; encoded by the coding sequence ATGGGCCTCAAAAAGGTGCGTGTAGGCAGTCGCGGCAGTGGCTTGGCCTTAAAACAAACTCAAGATGTTATTAATCAATTAAAAGTTTTTTATCCTGAAATAGAGTTTGAGGTCAAAATTATTAAAACTAAAGGAGATAAAATACTAGATGCCCCTTTGGCCAAAATAGGGGGAAAAGGTCTATTTGTCAAAGAAATCGAAGAAGCCCTTCAAAAAGGAGAAATAGACCTAGCTATACATAGTTTAAAAGATATGCCTACTTTTTTACCTGAAGGATTATGTCTAGGTGCAATTCCTCAAAGGGAAGACCCCAGAGATGCGGTAATTACTCAAGATAATACTTCGTTTTCACAACTTCCTTTAAATGCCATTATTGGGACTAGTAGTCTGAGAAGACAAGCCCAATTGCTCCATTTAAATCCTGATTTTAAAATAGTGCCCTTACGAGGAAATGTAGATACCAGAATTAAAAAATTAAGACACCAAGGTTTGGATGCTATAATTTTAGCCAGTGCGGGATTAAAACGCATGGGTATGGCAGACCAGATTACAGAATGTCTTTCTCCAGAAGTTATGCTTCCTGCTATTGGGCAAGGGGCCTTAGGTGTAGAAATTAGGAAAGAAAGGATATGGCAAGACTTTGTTGCTCCTCTAAATCATTTACCTACAGCCATAGCAGTCAGCGCAGAGAGGGCATTCTTAGCTAGATTAGAAGGAGGTTGTCAGGTGCCTATTGCTGCTTATGCAGTGCTTAATGGAAGTGAAATAGAGATTAAAGGGCTGGTAGCGGATGTAAAAGGTCAACGGTTTTTTAAGCATACTTTAAGAGGTTCAAAAGAATTGGCTGTTGCATTAGGAGAGCAGTTAGCAGAGATTCTTTTAAACCAGGGTGCAAAGGAGGTTTTGGACGAGGTTTATGCAAAAAGCTAA
- the hflX gene encoding GTPase HflX, whose protein sequence is MVVGDQKGILLPDLSRYRSGLTRLRGLRCLHTHLIEEGLNEEDLTDLALLRLDLMGTIVMDERGIPRYYHLAHLLPVNENGCGWRVLKPISYGHLQIKFDQLISALEEEFQRVQKAHSIKENKDKAILIHVANSGEKTEPETSLTELSELANTAGVEIVDKVVQKRRYINPKFFIGKGKLAEVIIRALQSGANLLIFDHELNPSQANAIAKFTDLRVIDRTQLILDIFAQRAKSREGKIQVEMAQLKYVLPRLVKQDASMSRLAGGIGGRGPGETKLEIDRRRIKKRLHHLQKELKNIQAQRMQRRIKRRRMQLPIISIIGYTNAGKSTLLNTLTKSDILAENRLFATLDPTSRRLRFPSEKEAIITDTVGFIRNLPKELFDAFAATLEELYEAHLLIHLIDISNPCFPDHITSVEEILSQLQLAHIPTLRVFNKKDLVSEGYVKQQCKRYNAIAISALKSETLLPLLEEIEKILGKLAYSKVFRSAV, encoded by the coding sequence GTGGTTGTTGGAGACCAAAAAGGCATCTTATTACCAGATTTAAGCCGCTATCGCAGCGGTCTTACTCGATTGAGAGGACTGAGGTGCCTTCATACCCATCTTATAGAAGAAGGATTAAATGAAGAAGATTTAACCGACTTGGCCTTATTGCGACTAGACCTCATGGGAACAATTGTAATGGATGAAAGAGGTATTCCCCGTTATTACCATTTAGCTCACTTATTGCCAGTTAATGAGAACGGTTGTGGTTGGCGAGTCTTAAAACCAATATCCTATGGACATTTGCAGATAAAATTTGACCAATTAATCAGTGCCTTAGAAGAAGAGTTTCAGCGAGTACAAAAGGCACATTCCATAAAGGAAAACAAAGATAAAGCAATTTTAATCCATGTAGCCAACTCAGGTGAGAAGACAGAACCAGAAACCTCTTTAACAGAATTGTCAGAATTAGCTAACACAGCCGGAGTGGAAATAGTAGATAAGGTTGTTCAAAAACGCAGGTATATTAATCCTAAATTTTTCATAGGGAAGGGGAAATTGGCAGAGGTAATTATCCGTGCCCTTCAAAGTGGAGCCAATCTTCTTATCTTTGACCATGAGTTGAATCCTTCTCAAGCAAATGCCATTGCCAAATTTACTGATTTAAGAGTAATAGACAGAACACAGCTTATTTTGGATATTTTTGCCCAAAGGGCAAAATCAAGGGAGGGAAAAATCCAAGTAGAAATGGCCCAACTTAAGTATGTTTTACCCCGTTTGGTCAAACAAGATGCCTCTATGTCCCGACTTGCAGGAGGTATTGGAGGAAGAGGTCCAGGAGAAACAAAATTAGAGATAGATAGAAGGCGGATTAAAAAAAGACTCCACCATTTACAAAAGGAGTTAAAAAATATTCAAGCTCAACGGATGCAAAGAAGAATTAAGCGCCGTAGAATGCAATTGCCTATTATTTCTATTATTGGCTACACCAATGCAGGAAAGTCTACCCTTCTCAATACTCTAACTAAAAGTGACATACTAGCTGAAAATCGTCTATTTGCTACCCTAGACCCTACTAGTCGCCGTCTTCGTTTCCCTAGTGAAAAAGAAGCAATTATTACAGATACAGTAGGGTTTATCCGGAATTTGCCAAAAGAGTTGTTTGATGCCTTTGCGGCTACTCTGGAAGAATTATATGAAGCACATCTTCTTATCCATCTTATTGATATAAGCAATCCTTGTTTTCCTGACCATATTACCTCTGTAGAAGAAATCCTTTCTCAACTCCAGCTAGCTCATATCCCCACCCTTAGGGTATTTAACAAAAAAGATTTGGTTTCCGAAGGATATGTAAAACAACAATGCAAGAGATATAATGCCATTGCCATTTCTGCCCTTAAATCAGAAACATTATTACCACTGTTAGAAGAAATAGAAAAAATCTTGGGTAAACTGGCTTATTCAAAAGTCTTCAGAAGCGCTGTTTAG